A single window of Eucalyptus grandis isolate ANBG69807.140 chromosome 1, ASM1654582v1, whole genome shotgun sequence DNA harbors:
- the LOC104439359 gene encoding uncharacterized protein LOC104439359, whose amino-acid sequence MASASATADGIRERAPWMRLNILTPPLVRPAFMRYSSAVRGARAQSCRSRSGGRSELERLDRWWVFLLGSNAVGCEKVSSGVSTCKEKRISFGRDSAARPLLAPRDQEPNPVQIISKKATGNSSSIPSGSKPQTQVRSWAAVTRSATKGYGLSFVPPATIENSKILQMPDELLEASHPKWKECLVGYYIGKRLPFQLTEDTLKHAWGHHLIEVIAADLGFYFFHIPDGEFRKRVLDGGPITVAKIPLILQQWHPMLELKKIAHNTVPIWIRLRNVPVALWSAVGISFLASGIGKPLFVDNRTEQMAMVAFARICVEIDASNSLPEVVEFMMKGELRTILIQYEWIPALCPSCSTFGHKCHVPTEAGLSKVGPALPRSHGPPQNEWREGSHASNKSGSTDEEEYEDICSGESESVSPCKVPSSTPEERDNAPSQKLTQDPHTHKKGILRSESAEPTFPPGPKPIPPSARKRGGKKRGLGGALKQAEIRNFVRTNRLSCIGILETKISPAAHSPVSASLISGWCWSMNYSNSIRGRIWIGWNPLAVSFCTSACTAQAIHGRLECLISGISFNLSVVYAEHSFVLRRPLLDDLISTSALCLDIPWIVAGDFNAIRYASDRADRSNYWIPAFEDFGECLIQARLDDLRFVGNRFTWSVSSGPMRRQRKIDRVLTNATRNSTFSYSEANFLALGVSDHSPMIVRIIPVPNSRRPFKFFNFWMTNPSFFELVQQLRALKRRLKLLNKESYSDISVRTADARRLLLEAQDAIQLDPHNQALADNEKERLYTFSDLRLKEESFFRQKSRMRWLREGDLNTKFFHHSVNRSQLRNRIVSISEDLRHFTPFTDDEIRATLFSLASGKAPGPDGFNVDFFKRSWDIVGPSVLLVVRDFFSSGQLLREINSTILTLIPKIPNASSVNDFRPIACCNTLSTNASRSYWPTKLALVLPSIISPTQNAFVKGRRISDNIMLAQELFSDFHHSPYLPKNIIKVDFSKAYDSVDWKFIEKTLHAFRFPSIFIDRIMTCIRTPRFSISLNGELHGYFDSGRGIRQGDPISPHFHACNGSFYLVSSMGALQARFQLLPRCKSSKLSHLFFADDVLLFSEANMASLRLLLDGVNSFASWSGLVPNLNKSEIYISGGSDSLKNLLTNASGFRLGSLPFRYLGVPIISSRLGKEDCVYWSSVFILPSSVINRIEQIFRQFLWCGPSLGSGGAKVSWEEVCLPKAEGGLGIRSVRKRHGMSDLVQHHFNWNIGNGLTASFWFDPWHPRGPLNKLFSDRDIYRSRIPRNASVATGIAALYTPSAVSMVIENWNDPIPCLNNHNDRLVWLGHSIGQFSTASAWTMLRPRGSLVTGLDLSGSPSCPRATKRTYG is encoded by the exons ATGGCTTCCGCCTCTGCGACCGCCGATGGTATTCGGGAAAGGGCCCCATGGATGCGATTGAACATCCTAACCCCCCCGCTTGTTCGACCCGCTTTTATGAGGTATTCCTCTGCTGTAAGAGGTGCCCGAGCCCAGTCCTGTCGCTCGCGTAGCGGGGGACGAAGCGAGCTCGAAAGGCTTGACCGATGGTGGGTGTTTCTGCTCGGCTCTAATGCTGTGGGATGCGAAAAAGTCTCCTCTGGGGTCTCAACTTGCAAGGAAAAGAGAATCTCTTTCGGTCGAGACTCGGCTGCTCGTCCGTTGCTCGCTCCGCGAGATCAGGAGCCGAATCCGGTTCAGATTATCTCCAAGAAGGCGACTGGGAATTCGTCCTCGATCCCTTCGGGTAGTAAACCCCAAACCCAAGTTCGCTCCTGGGCGGCTGTAACCCGATCTGCAACCAAAGGTTATGGTTTATCTTTCGTTCCTCCGGCTACCATTGAGAATTCAAAAATTCTGCAGATGCCAGATGAATTGTTAGAGGCGTCTCACCCTAAATGGAAGGAGTGTCTTGTTGGCTACTATATTGGTAAACGACTACCCTTCCAGCTCACGGAGGACACCCTCAAACATGCTTGGGGCCACCATCTGATCGAGGTAATTGCTGCAGACCTTGGCTTCTATTTTTTTCACATTCCAGATGGTGAATTCAGAAAAAGAGTTTTGGATGGAGGCCCGATTACAGTAGCCAAAATCCCCTTGATCCTACAGCAATGGCACCCCATGTTGGAGCTCAAGAAAATAGCTCATAACACTGTTCCTATCTGGATCCGTCTTAGGAATGTGCCTGTGGCATTATGGTCAGCTGTCGGGATTAGTTTTCTAGCGAGTGGTATTGGTAAACCGCTTTTTGTTGATAACCGAACGGAGCAAATGGCAATGGTGGCCTTTGCTCGCATCTGTGTGGAGATTGATGCTTCTAACTCCCTTCCTGAAGTGGTGGAATTCATGATGAAAGGGGAACTTAGAACGATTCTGATTCAATATGAATGGATTCCGGCCCTTTGCCCATCCTGCTCTACTTTTGGCCATAAATGTCATGTGCCTACTGAAGCTGGCCTCTCCAAAGTTGGTCCTGCTCTCCCAAGGTCTCATGGCCCTCCACAAAATGAATGGCGTGAA GGCTCTCATGCTTCTAACAAATCGGGCTCAACGGAtgaagaagaatatgaagaCATCTGCTCTGGTGAATCTGAATCTGTATCACCATGTAAGGTGCCGTCATCCACTCCTGAGGAACGTGATAATGCTCCTTCTCAGAAGCTGACCCAGGATCCCCATACCCATAAAAAAGGAATTCTCCGCTCGGAATCTGCAGAGCCGACTTTTCCTCCTGGCCCGAAGCCTATTCCTCCCTCGGCGAGGAAACGGGGGGGCAAGAAAAG GGGCCTTGGAGGTGCCCTCAAGCAAGCTGAGATTAGGAATTTTGTTAGAACAAATCGGCTGAGTTGCATTGGGATCCTGGAGACTAAAATCTCCCCTGCTGCTCACTCCCCTGTTTCTGCTTCTCTTATATCTGGTTGGTGTTGGTCTATGAACTACTCTAACTCGATCAGGGGCCGTATTTGGATAGGATGGAATCCTTTGGCTGTGTCTTTTTGCACCTCTGCTTGCACTGCTCAGGCCATTCATGGCCGTTTGGAGTGTCTTATTTCGGgtatttcctttaatttatctGTTGTCTATGCGGAGCACTCCTTCGTCTTGAGGAGACCTCTCTTGGATGATTTGATTTCAACTAGTGCTCTGTGTCTGGATATCCCTTGGATTGTTGCTGGTGATTTCAATGCCATCCGTTATGCATCGGATAGAGCTGATAGGTCCAACTATTGGATTCCAGCGTTTGAGGATTTTGGTGAGTGCCTTATCCAAGCGAGGCTGGATGACCTCCGTTTTGTGGGAAATAGGTTTACTTGGTCAGTCTCTTCTGGTCCTATGCGAAGACAGAGAAAGATAGATAGAGTGCTTACCAATGCAACCAGGAACTCTACGTTCTCCTACTCTGAAGCAAATTTTTTGGCCCTTGGAGTGTCTGATCACTCTCCTATGATTGTCAGGATCATCCCGGTTCCAAATTCCCGTAGGCcctttaaattcttcaatttttggatgaCGAACCCATCTTTCTTTGAGCTGGTTCAGCAG CTTCGGGCCCTTAAGCGAAGACTTAAGCTTTTAAACAAGGAATCTTACTCTGATATCTCAGTTAGGACTGCTGATGCTAGGCGATTACTTCTGGAAGCCCAGGACGCCATTCAGCTTGATCCTCATAACCAAGCCTTGGCTGATAATGAAAAGGAACGCCTCTACACCTTCTCTGATCTCCGCCTTAAAGAGGAATCTTTCTTTAGGCAAAAATCTCGGATGAGATGGCTCCGTGAAGGCGACTTGAATACAAAGTTCTTTCATCACTCGGTGAATCGCAGCCAGCTTCGGAATAGAATCGTCTCCATTTCTGAAG ATCTTCGCCATTTCACACCCTTCACCGATGATGAAATCCGAGCTACCTTATTCTCTTTGGCTAGTGGAAAGGCGCCGGGACCGGATGGCTTTAATGTTGATTTTTTCAAGCGGTCTTGGGACATTGTTGGCCCATCGGTGTTGCTAGTAGTTCGAGACTTCTTCTCCTCGGGACAGCTCCTTCGTGAGATCAACTCAACAATCCTCACTTTAATCCCCAAGATCCCGAATGCATCGTCAGTTAATGATTTCCGCCCTATAGCTTGCTGCAACACTTTGTCTACAAATGCATCACGAAGCTATTGGCCAACAAAGTTAGCTCTTGTCCTCCCTTCCATTATAAGCCCAACGCAAAATGCCTTTGTGAAAGGGAGAAGGATAAGTGACAACATCATGCTTGCCCAAGAGCTGTTTTCGGACTTCCACCATAGTCCCTATCTCCCTAAGAATATTATCAAGGTGGATTTCTCTAAAGCTTATGACTCGGTAGATTGGAAGTTTATTGAAAAGACTCTCCATGCATTTCGATTTCCATCCATATTTATTGACCGTATTATGACGTGCATCCGAACTCCTAGGTTTTCTATATCTCTAAATGGTGAATTGCATGGTTACTTTGATAGCGGGAGGGGTATCCGTCAAGGAGACCCTATATCCCCACATTTTCACGCTTGTAATGGAAGTTTTTACTTGGTATCATCAATGGGTGCACTGCAAGCCCGATTTCAACTTCTTCCGCGTTGTAAATCTTCTAAACTATCCCACCTTTTCTTCGCGGATGATGTCTTGCTATTCTCCGAAGCTAACATGGCATCTCTTAGGCTCTTGCTGGATGGAGTAAACTCTTTTGCATCATGGTCTGGGCTCGTTCCCAATCTAAATAAGAGTGAAATTTACATCTCTGGTGGATCTGATTCTCTCAAGAACTTGCTCACCAATGCATCAGGCTTTCGTCTTGGATCTCTTCCTTTTCGATATCTTGGTGTCCCTATAATTTCATCAAGACTAGGCAAGGAAGACTGT GTATATTGGTCCTCCGTCTTCATTCTCCCTTCCTCGGTTATTAATCGGATTGAGCAGATATTTCGGCAATTCCTTTGGTGTGGTCCTAGCCTTGGATCTGGTGGGGCTAAAGTATCTTGGGAAGAAGTCTGCCTTCCCAAAGCTGAAGGGGGATTGGGTATCCGCTCGGTTCGC AAACGTCATGGCATGAGTGACTTGGTTCAACACCACTTTAATTGGAACATTGGTAATGGCCTAACGGCTTCTTTCTGGTTTGATCCATGGCATCCTCGTGGTCCACTAAATAAGCTTTTCTCGGATCGTGATATATATCGTTCTCGTATCCCGCGGAATGCTTCAGTGGCTACTGGTATTGCGGCTCTATATACCCCCTCAGCGGTTTCAATGGTTATTGAGAACTGGAATGATCCGATTCCCTGCCTCAACAACCACAATGATCGTTTGGTGTGGCTTGGCCACTCCATTGGCCAATTCTCTACTGCGTCTGCATGGACTATGCTTCGTCCAAGAGGCTCACTCGTCACTGGTCTCGATTTATCCGGGAGCCCCTCATGCCCCCGCGCTACCAAACGCACCTATGGCTGA